DNA from Stutzerimonas decontaminans:
CCGGGTCATGTTCGAGTTCAGCCAGCAGCGCTTCGCCTTCGCGCTGGGCACGGCGCAGCACGGCATTGAGCAGGCCCTTGGCCCAGGGCTTCTTCAGCTTGTCGACGCAACCGACGGTTTCGCCGATGGCGGCATGGGCCGGGATGCGGGTATGGAACAGCTGATACAGACCGACCAGCAGAAGGGCTTCGACATCGCGATCGGCAGCCTTGAACGGCTTCTGCAGCAGCTTGTCGGCCAAACCTGCCAGGCGCGGATGCCAGCGCGCGGTGCCAAAGGCCAGGTCCTGGGTCAGGCCGCGGTCGCGGGCGTCCACTTTGCCCAGCACTTCTGGCAGGCTGCTGCCCAACGAGGCTTTGCCGGAGAGCACGACGCTCAGCGCACGGGCCGCGGCCAGGCGCGGGTTCATTGACCGAGCACCAGGCCGGGGGCGAACTGCTCGCGGCGGCTGTTGTACAGGTCGCCGAAGCCGAGCGGCTTGCCGCCGGGCAGTTGCAGGCGAGTCAGACGCAGGGCGCCTGTGCCGCAGGCAACGGTCAGCCCTTCCTTGCTCGCTTCGAGGATATGGCCGGGCTCGCCCTGCCCTCCGGCCAGCTGCGCGGCATGTACTTTCAAAGTTTCACCGGCAAGCGTGCTGTGGCAAATCGGCCAGGGATGGAAGGCGCGAATCAGCCGCTCCAGCTCGACCGCCGGGCGAGCCCAGTCGATGCGCGCCTCGTCCTTGCTGAGCTTGTGGGCGTAGGTGGCGAGGCTATCGTCCTGCACTTCCCCTGCGAGCGTACCGTCGGCCAGGGCATCGACCGCTTGCACCACTGCCTGCGAGCCGAGCTCGGCGAGACGGTCGTGCAGCGTGCCGCCGGTGTCGTCGGCGGATATTGGCGTATGGACCTTGAGCAGCATCCGCCCGGTGTCCAGGCCGGCTTCCATCTGCATCACGGTGACGCCGGATTCGCTGTCGCCAGCTTCGATCGCTCGTTGGATCGGTGCGGCACCACGCCAGCGCGGCAACAGCGAGGCATGGCTGTTGATGCAGCCCAGGCGCGGCAGGTCGAGCACCGCTTGCGGCAGGATCAGGCCATAGGCGACCACCACCATCAGGTCCGCCTGCAGGTCTGCCAGTTCCGCCTGCGCCGCCGGGTCACGCAGGGTCTGCGGTTGAAACACCGGAATGCCGTGCTGCACCGCGAGCTGCTTGACCGGGCTGGGCATCAGCTTCTGCCCAC
Protein-coding regions in this window:
- the fmt gene encoding methionyl-tRNA formyltransferase; its protein translation is MTQPLRIVFAGTPEFAAQHLQALLDAGKSIVAVYTQPDRPAGRGQKLMPSPVKQLAVQHGIPVFQPQTLRDPAAQAELADLQADLMVVVAYGLILPQAVLDLPRLGCINSHASLLPRWRGAAPIQRAIEAGDSESGVTVMQMEAGLDTGRMLLKVHTPISADDTGGTLHDRLAELGSQAVVQAVDALADGTLAGEVQDDSLATYAHKLSKDEARIDWARPAVELERLIRAFHPWPICHSTLAGETLKVHAAQLAGGQGEPGHILEASKEGLTVACGTGALRLTRLQLPGGKPLGFGDLYNSRREQFAPGLVLGQ